One genomic window of Arachis hypogaea cultivar Tifrunner chromosome 8, arahy.Tifrunner.gnm2.J5K5, whole genome shotgun sequence includes the following:
- the LOC112705829 gene encoding uncharacterized protein, translating into MGVFYNEEQQPNHQHQSKRCKCMVETLKELFSLCQTFGGRLSNASLEEEYPMSDIEEELEVVMSAIISGVMEKQKQKPNVLRHSFSWVYTPVTNELKYMTQEMAAPSQERVVMVVEGDDNQEQYKQSEEFFSVKSCFSCCGGSSVMSGGEAFYSVKTSLSRCSSLKDVVDVSKFWRRSVIQEFCHCEGWPFGLCRRAVLLPPLPKSPSESWLSRKLRTSNNKKLNPEF; encoded by the exons ATGGGTGTCTTCTACAATGAAGAGCAACAACCAAATCACCAACACCAATCCAAGAGATGCAAATGTATGGTAGAAACTCTGAAGGAATTGTTTTCTCTTTGCCAGACTTTTGGTGGAAGGCTTTCAAATGCAAGCCTTGAAGAAGAGTATCCAATGAGCGACATCGAAGAGGAACTCGAA GTGGTTATGTCAGCAATTATAAGCGGAGTCATGGAAAAACAGAAGCAGAAGCCGAACGTGTTGAGACACAGCTTTTCTTGGGTGTACACTCCTGTAACAAATGAACTGAAGTATATGACTCAGGAAATGGCAGCACCATCACAAGAAagggtggtgatggtggtggagGGGGATGATAATCAAGAACAGTACAAACAAAGTGAAGAATTCTTTTCTGTTAAGAGCTGTTTCTCGTGCTGTGGTGGGAGTTCTGTGATGAGTGGTGGAGAAGCATTCTATTCAGTGAAGACAAGCCTTTCTCGTTGTTCAAGCTTGAAGGACGTTGTTGACGTGTCAAAATTCTGGAGGCGTTCGGTGATTCAGGAGTTTTGTCACTGTGAGGGATGGCCTTTTGGTCTGTGCCGCAGAGCTGTGTTGCTTCCGCCATTGCCCAAGTCACCTTCTGAGTCATGGTTATCCCGTAAATTAAGAACAAgcaataataagaaattaaacCCTGAATTTTAA
- the LOC112705830 gene encoding uncharacterized protein codes for MARSNSSYKKITLLLCFFNIALLLYALRTLYASLYIYSGNVSRNSVLYNPDQIRKMEESIRIRKEFKPEELIKLVKDLEGEFSTETAAVELPPPLKQSIIDEILQRLTNLNSTRTDIAKEREAVENWRMEKLREAKLALVSRTSNSAIPHEEAGMLARALESDWAAICEEIGLWIPVQVVNTEHEDKPEGAEGFEEEVLPGRSLPPECHAELHTDYDGDAVRWGLTHHKASAADCCQACLDHAKHAKEGQKKCNIWVYCPSEFGCHSPDRYQHKHQECWLKYAEKPRLNFKDKYPEWYRNSHQSAPVVVPWVSGIVSV; via the exons ATGGCGAGAAGCAACAGTTCCTACAAGAAAATCACACTCTTGCTATGCTTCTTCAACATCGCACTTCTACTCTACGCTCTTCGCACTCTCTACGCTTCTTTATACATCTACTCCGGTAACGTTTCACGCAATA GTGTATTGTATAACCCAGATCAGATTAGGAAAATGGAGGAATCTATCCGAATACGAAAGGAGTTTAAACCGGAGGAGTTAATTAAATTG GTGAAGGATTTAGAAGGTGAGTTTTCAACCGAAACTGCGGCGGTTGAATTGCCTCCGCCTTTGAAACAGAGTATAATTGATGAGATACTGCAGAGACTAACCAACTTGAACTCCACTCGCACAGATATTGCTAAGGAACGAG AAGCAGTTGAAAATTGGCGAATGGAAAAACTGAGAGAGGCTAAGTTGGCTCTTGTGAGTAGGACTTCCAACTCAGCCATTCCCCATGAAGAGGCTG GTATGCTAGCAAGAGCATTGGAGTCTGATTGGGCTGCAATTTGTGAAGAGATTGGCCTTTGGATACCTGTTCAAGTTGTTAATACAGAACATGAAGACAAACCTGAGGGTGCAGAGGGGTTTG AGGAGGAGGTTCTTCCTGGCAGGTCCCTTCCACCTGAGTGCCATGCTGAACTTCACACAGATTATGATGGTGATGCAGTAAGATGGGGTCTCACCCACCACAAGGCTAGTGCAGCTGATTGCTGTCAAGCTTGCTTGGATCATGCGAAACATGCCAAAGAAGGTCAAAAGAAATGCAATATTTGGGTTTATTGCCCATCTGAGTTTGGGTGTCATTCACCAGATAGATATCAACACAAACATCAGGAATGCTGGCTTAAATAT GCTGAGAAACCTCGATTGAATTTTAAGGATAAATATCCTGAATGGTATCGGAACTCACACCAATCAGCACCAGTGGTTGTTCCATGGGTCTCTGGAATTGTTAGTGTATGA